The proteins below are encoded in one region of Triticum aestivum cultivar Chinese Spring chromosome 1B, IWGSC CS RefSeq v2.1, whole genome shotgun sequence:
- the LOC123122704 gene encoding 1-acyl-sn-glycerol-3-phosphate acyltransferase LPAT1, chloroplastic isoform X2 encodes MGTLVWLRPIAAPAVPAGPSAAHVVAGGSVKGRPRRVSVASRCPNPRVLQAGRCRWLVVRSGVTAAAAAADDPEDSSGLSDLQVASRIRGVFFYTVTAVAAIFLFIAMVVVHPLVLLFDRHRRRAQHYIAKIWATLTVSMFYKLEVEGMENLPPNSSAAVYVANHQSFLDIYTLLTLGRCFKFISKTSIFMLPIIGWAMYLLGVIPLRRMDSRSQLDCLKRCVDLLKRGASVFFFPEGTRSKDGKLGIFKRGAFSVAVKTGVPVIPITLLGTGKLMPPGMESNLNSDHGT; translated from the exons ATGGGGACGCTCGTCTGGCTGAGGCCGATCGcggccccggccgtccccgccggTCCCTCCGCCGCGCACG TGGTGGCTGGCGGTAGTGTAAAAGGCCGGCCTCGGCGGGTGTCCGTGGCGTCCCGCTGCCCGAATCCGCGCGTGCTCCAGGCGGGGAGGTGCCGGTGGCTGGTTGTCAGGTCGGGTGTCACCGCCGCTGCAGCCGCCGCAGATGACCCCGAGGATTCGTCGGGGCTATCAG ATCTGCAAGTGGCTTCGAGGATCAGAGGGGTCTTCTTCTACACGGTGACTGCTGTTGCGGCGATCTTTTTGTTTATAGCTATGGTTGTGGTTCATCCACTTGTGCTCTTGTTTGACCGACACCGTAGGAGAGCTCAGCACTATATTGCAAAGATTTGGGCTACTTTGACAGTTTCTATGTTCTACAAGCTTGAAGTCGAGGGAATGGAGAATCTACCTCCCAATAGTAGCGCTGCTGTCTATGTTGCTAACCATCAGAGCTTCTTGGATATCTATACCCTTCTAACTCTAGGAAGGTGCTTCAAATTTATAAGCAAGACTAGTATCTTTATGCTTCCAATTATTGGGTGGGCAATGTATCTCTTGGGTGTCATTCCTTTACGACGTATGGACAGCAGGAGCCAGCTG GACTGTCTTAAACGGTGTGTGGATTTGTTGAAAAGGGGGGCGTCTGTATTTTTCTTTCCAGAGGGGACTCGAAGTAAAGATGGAAAGCTAGGTATATTCAAG CGAGGAGCATTTAGTGTCGCTGTGAAGACTGGCGTTCCTGTCATACCTATTACCCTTCTCGGGACAGGGAAACTGATGCCTCCTGGAATGGAAAGCAACCTTAATTCAG ATCATGGAACCTAG
- the LOC123122704 gene encoding 1-acyl-sn-glycerol-3-phosphate acyltransferase LPAT1, chloroplastic isoform X1, whose translation MGTLVWLRPIAAPAVPAGPSAAHVVAGGSVKGRPRRVSVASRCPNPRVLQAGRCRWLVVRSGVTAAAAAADDPEDSSGLSDLQVASRIRGVFFYTVTAVAAIFLFIAMVVVHPLVLLFDRHRRRAQHYIAKIWATLTVSMFYKLEVEGMENLPPNSSAAVYVANHQSFLDIYTLLTLGRCFKFISKTSIFMLPIIGWAMYLLGVIPLRRMDSRSQLDCLKRCVDLLKRGASVFFFPEGTRSKDGKLGIFKRGAFSVAVKTGVPVIPITLLGTGKLMPPGMESNLNSGAVKVIIHRPIEGNDAEKLCSDARNVIADTLLLHGYGVH comes from the exons ATGGGGACGCTCGTCTGGCTGAGGCCGATCGcggccccggccgtccccgccggTCCCTCCGCCGCGCACG TGGTGGCTGGCGGTAGTGTAAAAGGCCGGCCTCGGCGGGTGTCCGTGGCGTCCCGCTGCCCGAATCCGCGCGTGCTCCAGGCGGGGAGGTGCCGGTGGCTGGTTGTCAGGTCGGGTGTCACCGCCGCTGCAGCCGCCGCAGATGACCCCGAGGATTCGTCGGGGCTATCAG ATCTGCAAGTGGCTTCGAGGATCAGAGGGGTCTTCTTCTACACGGTGACTGCTGTTGCGGCGATCTTTTTGTTTATAGCTATGGTTGTGGTTCATCCACTTGTGCTCTTGTTTGACCGACACCGTAGGAGAGCTCAGCACTATATTGCAAAGATTTGGGCTACTTTGACAGTTTCTATGTTCTACAAGCTTGAAGTCGAGGGAATGGAGAATCTACCTCCCAATAGTAGCGCTGCTGTCTATGTTGCTAACCATCAGAGCTTCTTGGATATCTATACCCTTCTAACTCTAGGAAGGTGCTTCAAATTTATAAGCAAGACTAGTATCTTTATGCTTCCAATTATTGGGTGGGCAATGTATCTCTTGGGTGTCATTCCTTTACGACGTATGGACAGCAGGAGCCAGCTG GACTGTCTTAAACGGTGTGTGGATTTGTTGAAAAGGGGGGCGTCTGTATTTTTCTTTCCAGAGGGGACTCGAAGTAAAGATGGAAAGCTAGGTATATTCAAG CGAGGAGCATTTAGTGTCGCTGTGAAGACTGGCGTTCCTGTCATACCTATTACCCTTCTCGGGACAGGGAAACTGATGCCTCCTGGAATGGAAAGCAACCTTAATTCAGGTGCAGTAAAAGTCATTATTCACCGTCCAATTGAAGGGAATGATGCAGAGAAATTATGTTCCGACGCAAGGAATGTGATAGCAGACACTCTTCTTCTACATGGTTATGGAGTGCACTAA